A stretch of Janibacter endophyticus DNA encodes these proteins:
- a CDS encoding aminotransferase class IV → MSSVPPVVAVLGPDGPRIVAPDEPVVTVDDLGLTRGDGCFDSALVVDTSRSLRCDDAASKGAPHHRVRDLEEHLDRLDRSAAALDLEGPPRAAWVALVDAAVDAWSTPGDASIKLVLTRGREWGPEAGPTAFAVVTARPAGRPQRGGGGSDPLRVVTLTKGHPSDAFVDAPWLLGGVKTLSYVVNVAAQREGRRRGADDVIFTTTDGFALDGPMAGLLVVREGRWLSTPTGGTGILASVSVATILDAAAADGHESAFELVRVEHLHDADGVWLVASSRGPTPVGEIDGRPVRVDPDLVSQAARYAGF, encoded by the coding sequence GTGAGCAGCGTCCCTCCTGTCGTCGCGGTCCTCGGTCCCGACGGTCCGCGGATCGTCGCGCCGGACGAGCCGGTCGTCACCGTCGACGACCTCGGGCTGACCCGCGGCGACGGCTGCTTCGACTCGGCTCTCGTCGTCGATACCTCACGCTCCCTGAGATGCGACGACGCAGCCTCGAAGGGAGCGCCTCACCATCGCGTCCGCGACCTCGAGGAGCACCTCGACCGCCTCGACCGGTCAGCGGCCGCGCTCGACCTCGAGGGGCCGCCGCGGGCGGCCTGGGTCGCGCTCGTCGACGCCGCGGTCGACGCCTGGAGCACGCCCGGCGACGCCTCGATCAAGCTCGTCCTCACCCGCGGGCGGGAGTGGGGGCCCGAGGCCGGACCCACCGCCTTCGCTGTCGTGACGGCCCGCCCGGCGGGACGGCCGCAGCGGGGAGGCGGGGGCAGCGACCCCCTTCGCGTCGTAACGCTGACGAAGGGGCACCCGAGCGACGCCTTCGTCGACGCCCCGTGGCTGCTCGGCGGGGTGAAGACCCTGTCCTACGTCGTCAACGTCGCCGCCCAGCGCGAGGGGCGACGGCGCGGGGCCGACGACGTCATCTTCACGACGACCGACGGCTTTGCCCTCGACGGCCCCATGGCCGGGCTGCTCGTCGTGCGCGAGGGGAGGTGGCTGTCCACGCCGACCGGAGGGACCGGGATCCTCGCGTCGGTATCGGTGGCGACGATCCTCGACGCGGCTGCCGCCGACGGCCACGAGAGCGCCTTCGAGCTCGTCCGGGTCGAGCACCTCCACGACGCCGACGGGGTGTGGCTCGTCGCCTCGAGCCGCGGGCCGACGCCCGTCGGCGAGATCGACGGCCGCCCGGTGCGGGTCGACCCCGACCTCGTCTCACAGGCTGCGCGCTACGCCGGTTTCTGA
- a CDS encoding SDR family NAD(P)-dependent oxidoreductase yields MTTPSPDPAEHPGIDPDDLATTLRVIGMLHELPPGHPHIGEVKRASGTMYNRVRKAARRAARRAERDPMIAHDEAILSRTATGSPQRIDDETKGLLLTAGEGSGAHLSEVGATEAHTEQTFVGELQIPRGCYICHADYTLVDSFYHWLCPECARSSQARRDQGTDLRGRRALLTGGRAKIGMYIALRLLRDGADLTITTRFPRDAARRFAELADSSEWLDRLTIVGIDLRDPTQVVALAEEVAAGGPLDILVNNACQTVRRTPGAYSHIVDGEQAPLDGDAARVRMVTFDRISDAHPAALAGTLRAHAVAHHEDEMGTHDVDHTSADARDIAARSAAELTSLALTGGQASVEAHRAGTAIDAGGLVPDVVRTNSWKQKVDEVDPLEMLEVQLCNQVAPFLLVSKLRDSMRAAVARRREVVGDAARAYVVNVSAMEGQFSRRYKGPGHPHTNMAKAALNMLTRTSAGEMFETDRILMTAVDTGWITDERPHEEKLRIAEEGWRAPLDLVDGAARVYDPIVRGERGEDLYGIFLKNYEPYAW; encoded by the coding sequence GTGACCACCCCTTCGCCCGACCCCGCCGAGCACCCGGGCATCGACCCCGACGACCTGGCGACCACCCTGCGGGTCATCGGGATGCTCCACGAGCTGCCACCCGGCCACCCCCACATCGGGGAGGTCAAGCGGGCCAGCGGCACGATGTACAACCGCGTCCGCAAGGCCGCCCGCCGCGCGGCCCGGCGGGCCGAGCGCGACCCGATGATCGCCCACGACGAGGCGATCCTCTCGCGCACCGCGACGGGCTCGCCGCAGCGGATCGACGACGAGACGAAGGGGCTGCTCCTCACCGCGGGCGAAGGGAGCGGAGCTCACCTCTCCGAGGTGGGCGCCACGGAGGCCCACACGGAGCAGACGTTCGTCGGCGAGCTGCAGATCCCCCGTGGCTGCTACATCTGCCACGCCGACTACACGCTCGTCGACAGCTTCTACCACTGGCTGTGCCCCGAGTGCGCGCGCTCCAGCCAGGCCCGGCGGGACCAGGGCACCGACCTGCGCGGCCGGCGCGCCCTGCTCACCGGCGGCCGCGCGAAGATCGGCATGTACATCGCGCTGCGCCTGCTCCGCGACGGCGCTGACCTGACGATCACGACGCGCTTCCCGCGCGACGCCGCCCGTCGCTTCGCCGAGCTGGCGGACAGCTCGGAGTGGCTCGACCGGCTGACGATCGTCGGCATCGACCTGCGCGACCCCACGCAGGTCGTCGCGCTCGCCGAGGAGGTCGCTGCCGGGGGTCCCCTCGACATCCTCGTCAACAACGCCTGCCAGACGGTGCGACGCACGCCCGGCGCGTACAGCCACATCGTCGACGGCGAGCAGGCCCCGCTCGACGGCGACGCCGCAAGGGTGCGCATGGTGACCTTCGACCGGATCAGCGATGCGCACCCCGCCGCGCTCGCGGGCACCCTGCGCGCTCACGCCGTCGCCCACCACGAGGACGAGATGGGCACGCACGACGTGGACCACACCTCCGCCGACGCCCGGGACATCGCCGCGCGCAGCGCCGCCGAGCTCACCTCGCTCGCCCTCACCGGCGGCCAGGCCTCGGTCGAGGCGCACCGGGCAGGGACCGCCATCGACGCCGGCGGGCTCGTCCCCGACGTCGTGCGGACCAACAGCTGGAAGCAGAAGGTCGACGAGGTCGACCCGCTCGAGATGCTCGAGGTCCAGCTGTGCAACCAGGTGGCGCCCTTCCTCCTCGTCTCGAAGCTGCGCGACTCGATGCGCGCGGCCGTCGCTCGTCGCCGTGAGGTCGTCGGTGACGCCGCCCGCGCCTACGTCGTCAACGTCTCGGCGATGGAGGGCCAGTTCTCCCGCCGCTACAAGGGGCCCGGCCACCCGCACACGAACATGGCCAAGGCGGCGCTCAACATGTTGACCCGCACGAGCGCGGGCGAGATGTTCGAGACCGACCGGATCCTCATGACCGCCGTCGACACCGGCTGGATCACCGACGAGCGTCCCCACGAGGAGAAGCTGCGCATCGCCGAGGAGGGCTGGCGCGCACCCCTCGACCTCGTCGACGGCGCGGCTCGCGTCTACGACCCGATCGTCCGCGGCGAGCGCGGCGAGGACCTGTACGGGATCTTCCTCAAGAACTACGAGCCGTACGCCTGGTAG
- a CDS encoding aldolase/citrate lyase family protein gives MDSPSSPREVSKGAEPGIGPSSRGLWLMGSGVDLALVQCALMIETAGALEAVEEIAALDGVDLLFLGPVDLSLALGTTVAELLEAKGARSRASSPPPGGTARTWRSCPQHKPARPGQM, from the coding sequence ATGGACAGCCCGTCCAGCCCACGCGAGGTGTCGAAGGGGGCCGAGCCGGGGATCGGCCCGTCATCCCGCGGGCTGTGGCTCATGGGCAGCGGCGTCGACCTCGCCCTCGTCCAGTGCGCGTTGATGATCGAGACGGCCGGCGCCCTCGAGGCGGTCGAGGAGATCGCCGCCCTCGACGGGGTGGATCTGCTCTTCCTCGGGCCGGTCGATCTGTCGCTGGCCCTCGGGACGACCGTCGCCGAGCTGCTCGAGGCGAAGGGCGCCCGGTCCCGCGCATCCTCGCCGCCGCCCGGCGGCACGGCAAGGACGTGGCGTTCCTGCCCACAGCACAAGCCTGCACGCCCCGGACAAATGTGA
- a CDS encoding class I SAM-dependent methyltransferase — MGSWWDERVVPRVVDLTCSGALADGWRARTCAPVVGEVVELGFGSGRNLEHYGEGVTRVLAIEPSDLAWEMSAEGRAAFGRPVERVGIDGASIALPDGSADAVVSTWTLCTIPDLASALAETARVLRPGGALHLVEHSLSPDPRMARRQQRMQRWWGRVAGGCHVDRDIPAELSAAGFELPDLSARDAAGIATPWSWFVTARAGLLTP; from the coding sequence ATGGGCAGCTGGTGGGACGAGCGCGTGGTGCCGAGGGTCGTCGACCTCACCTGCTCCGGTGCGCTCGCGGACGGTTGGCGGGCACGGACGTGCGCACCGGTGGTCGGCGAGGTCGTCGAGCTGGGCTTCGGGTCGGGGCGCAACCTCGAGCACTACGGCGAAGGGGTGACCCGGGTCCTCGCGATCGAGCCGTCGGACCTCGCCTGGGAGATGTCGGCGGAGGGGCGGGCCGCCTTCGGACGCCCCGTGGAACGCGTCGGGATCGACGGTGCCTCGATCGCGTTGCCCGACGGCAGCGCCGACGCCGTCGTCTCGACGTGGACCCTGTGCACGATCCCCGACCTGGCCTCGGCGCTCGCCGAGACCGCCCGGGTGCTGCGTCCCGGTGGCGCGCTGCACCTCGTCGAGCACTCGCTCTCGCCGGACCCGCGCATGGCCCGGCGTCAGCAGCGGATGCAGCGCTGGTGGGGTCGCGTGGCCGGCGGCTGTCATGTGGACCGTGACATCCCGGCGGAGCTGAGCGCCGCAGGCTTCGAGCTGCCCGACCTGAGTGCCCGAGACGCTGCCGGCATCGCGACCCCGTGGAGCTGGTTCGTCACGGCGCGTGCAGGTCTCCTGACGCCATGA
- a CDS encoding cysteine desulfurase-like protein, with protein MSTIAYDVGRVRARFPALAEGAAHFDGPGGTQTPDVVAQAVAGTLLAAVSNRGDVTRSEQRAETIVTACRSAIGDLVGTDPAGVIFGRSATAITYDLSRALAQTWGPGDEVVVSRLDHDSNIRPWVQAAERAGATVRWAELDVTTGEQAADHFASVITERTRLVAMTGASNLIGTMPPVREVADLAHDVGALLWVDGVHSSAHVLPDRVGLGADFWSCSPYKFLGPHCGTVSADPVLLETLRMDKLLPSTDAVPERFELGTLPYELMAGTTAAVDFLAELVPAAGDRRARLEASYAALHAHESRLRERMEAGIRALPGVQVYSNAEHRTPTMLFTVEGHDAQDVRRHLAGRGVNAPASHFYAIELSRALGLGDAGGVRVGLAPYTDDSDVDRLLDGLAAL; from the coding sequence ATGAGCACGATCGCGTACGACGTCGGGCGGGTCCGGGCCCGCTTCCCCGCGCTGGCCGAGGGGGCCGCCCACTTCGACGGGCCGGGCGGCACGCAGACCCCTGACGTCGTCGCGCAGGCGGTCGCTGGCACCCTGCTCGCCGCCGTCTCCAACCGGGGCGACGTCACCCGCTCCGAGCAGCGCGCCGAGACGATCGTCACCGCCTGCCGGTCCGCGATCGGCGACCTCGTGGGCACCGACCCGGCCGGGGTGATCTTCGGTCGGAGCGCCACTGCGATCACCTACGACCTCTCGCGCGCGCTGGCGCAGACCTGGGGACCCGGTGACGAGGTCGTCGTCAGCCGGCTCGACCACGACTCCAACATCCGCCCGTGGGTGCAGGCCGCCGAGCGCGCCGGTGCGACGGTGCGCTGGGCCGAGCTCGACGTCACGACGGGCGAGCAGGCGGCGGACCACTTCGCCTCGGTCATCACCGAGCGCACCCGGCTCGTCGCGATGACGGGTGCGTCGAACCTCATCGGCACGATGCCGCCGGTGCGGGAGGTCGCCGACCTCGCCCATGACGTCGGCGCGCTGCTCTGGGTCGACGGGGTGCACTCGAGCGCGCACGTACTGCCGGACCGGGTGGGGCTGGGCGCGGACTTCTGGTCGTGCTCGCCCTACAAGTTCCTCGGCCCGCACTGCGGCACGGTCTCGGCCGACCCGGTGCTGCTCGAGACCCTGCGGATGGACAAGCTGCTCCCCTCGACCGACGCCGTCCCGGAGCGATTCGAGCTCGGCACGCTCCCCTACGAGCTCATGGCCGGGACCACCGCCGCGGTGGACTTCCTCGCAGAACTCGTCCCGGCGGCGGGCGACCGGCGCGCGCGGCTCGAGGCCAGCTACGCCGCGCTGCACGCCCACGAGTCACGCCTGCGCGAGCGGATGGAGGCGGGCATCCGGGCGCTCCCCGGCGTGCAGGTCTACTCGAACGCCGAGCACCGCACCCCGACGATGCTCTTCACGGTCGAGGGGCACGACGCCCAGGACGTGCGACGCCACCTCGCCGGGCGCGGGGTCAACGCGCCGGCCTCGCACTTCTACGCGATCGAGCTGAGCCGCGCGCTCGGTCTCGGCGACGCGGGCGGCGTCCGGGTGGGGCTGGCGCCGTACACCGACGACTCAGACGTCGACCGCCTGCTCGACGGGCTCGCTGCGCTCTGA
- a CDS encoding alpha/beta hydrolase — METLSTPSPHDGLALATYVWEPTGAPKAVVQITHGMAEHAQRYDRLAQALNAAGYAVVAHDHRGHGASVTGPQDVGFLADAAGWSGAIVDIRAVGEYARERFPGVPHVLLGHSMGTFLSRELVSRGSEGIDALVLSGTGGDPGLLGKVGAVVATVEGKVRGRRHPSTLMNALTFGAFNKEFKPARTDFDWLSRDEAEVDKYIADPACGAVFTSGFYADMLGGLNALSPDANPAKIRKDLPVYLLAGSADPVGGEKGVTSVRDQLVKVGLTDVTMKIYPGGRHEMFNETNRDEVTADLVAWLDRVVAER, encoded by the coding sequence ATGGAGACGCTGTCCACCCCTTCGCCCCACGACGGGCTCGCCCTGGCCACCTACGTCTGGGAGCCGACCGGCGCGCCGAAGGCCGTCGTCCAGATCACCCACGGCATGGCCGAGCACGCCCAGCGCTACGACCGGCTGGCGCAGGCCCTCAATGCGGCGGGTTACGCGGTCGTCGCGCACGACCACCGGGGGCACGGGGCCAGCGTCACCGGCCCGCAGGACGTCGGCTTCCTCGCCGACGCGGCCGGCTGGAGCGGTGCCATCGTCGATATCCGCGCGGTCGGCGAGTACGCGCGCGAGCGCTTCCCCGGTGTGCCACACGTGCTGCTGGGTCACTCGATGGGCACCTTCCTCAGCCGCGAGCTCGTCTCCCGCGGCAGCGAGGGGATCGACGCGCTCGTGCTCTCGGGGACCGGCGGCGACCCCGGTCTGCTCGGCAAGGTGGGCGCCGTCGTTGCGACCGTCGAGGGCAAGGTCCGCGGTCGGCGGCATCCGTCGACCCTCATGAACGCGTTGACCTTCGGGGCGTTCAACAAGGAGTTCAAGCCGGCCCGCACCGACTTCGACTGGCTCTCCCGAGACGAGGCCGAGGTCGACAAGTACATCGCCGACCCCGCCTGCGGCGCCGTCTTCACCTCCGGCTTCTACGCCGACATGCTCGGCGGTCTCAACGCCCTCTCGCCCGACGCCAACCCGGCGAAGATCCGCAAGGACCTGCCCGTCTACCTCCTCGCCGGCTCCGCGGACCCCGTCGGTGGCGAGAAGGGTGTGACGAGCGTGCGCGACCAGCTCGTCAAGGTGGGCCTCACTGATGTGACGATGAAGATCTACCCGGGCGGGCGGCACGAGATGTTCAACGAGACGAACCGTGACGAGGTCACTGCGGACCTCGTCGCCTGGCTCGACCGGGTGGTCGCTGAACGCTGA
- a CDS encoding GNAT family N-acetyltransferase, whose protein sequence is MTRSLRTSSPGSTGWSLNADRRSPGWHHDDMSAVEFRKNEDKSRYEAVVDGQVAGFVTYEVKGDDVDLTHTIVEDAFKGQGVGSTLAKGALDDVREQGKGVIPTCPFIKSYIEKHPVYTVLAAGLGEEGGEEPKGIGGGGSF, encoded by the coding sequence GTGACGAGGTCACTGCGGACCTCGTCGCCTGGCTCGACCGGGTGGTCGCTGAACGCTGACCGGCGGTCACCTGGCTGGCACCATGACGACATGAGCGCTGTCGAGTTCCGCAAGAACGAGGACAAGTCCCGCTACGAGGCCGTCGTCGACGGCCAGGTCGCCGGCTTCGTCACCTACGAGGTGAAGGGCGACGACGTCGACCTCACCCACACGATCGTCGAGGACGCCTTCAAGGGTCAGGGGGTCGGCTCGACCCTGGCGAAGGGGGCGCTCGACGACGTCCGCGAGCAGGGCAAGGGCGTCATCCCGACGTGCCCCTTCATCAAGAGCTACATCGAGAAGCACCCGGTCTACACCGTGCTCGCCGCAGGCCTCGGCGAGGAGGGTGGCGAGGAGCCGAAGGGGATCGGCGGCGGCGGCTCCTTCTGA
- a CDS encoding antibiotic biosynthesis monooxygenase → MSTSSAPQPVIRVARRRAKPGCGPAYEALIGGMLADVKAVPGFIGAEVIPPATEGGEHQTILRFETQQGLDAWDSSPERHAWHQRLDAVAEGTPDYQVLTGLEAWFARAEMPGHKPPKRWKMAIVTWLGIWPIVMVLQLFLNPLIEDVPFVPRVGIFTIFVVAMITYLVMPQLVKLFRPWLARH, encoded by the coding sequence ATGTCCACCAGCAGCGCCCCGCAGCCGGTCATCCGCGTCGCCCGCCGTCGCGCCAAGCCCGGCTGTGGCCCGGCCTACGAGGCGCTCATCGGCGGGATGCTCGCCGACGTCAAGGCGGTGCCGGGCTTCATCGGCGCGGAGGTCATCCCGCCGGCGACCGAGGGCGGCGAGCACCAGACGATCCTGCGCTTCGAGACGCAGCAGGGGCTCGACGCCTGGGACTCCTCGCCCGAGCGGCATGCGTGGCACCAGCGGCTCGACGCGGTCGCCGAGGGGACGCCCGACTACCAGGTACTCACCGGGCTGGAGGCGTGGTTCGCGCGCGCCGAGATGCCCGGCCACAAGCCCCCGAAGCGCTGGAAGATGGCGATCGTCACCTGGCTCGGCATCTGGCCGATCGTCATGGTGCTGCAGCTCTTCCTCAACCCGCTCATCGAGGACGTCCCCTTCGTTCCCCGGGTCGGGATCTTCACGATCTTTGTCGTCGCGATGATCACCTACCTCGTCATGCCGCAGCTCGTGAAGCTCTTCCGCCCCTGGCTGGCACGCCACTGA
- the ybaK gene encoding Cys-tRNA(Pro) deacylase has translation MSRKKPPAGGTPAVRLLKASGTPFALRAYEHDPAAASYGLEAAEVLGVDPARVYKTLLAQTDLPRDRGLVVAVVPVAGQLDLKALAAAVGAKKATMADPALAERTTGYVVGGISPLGQKRELRTVIDESALIHDTVLVSGGRRGLDVELSPADLVALTSATTAPIGRP, from the coding sequence CTGAGCCGGAAGAAGCCGCCGGCCGGCGGCACGCCCGCCGTCCGGCTGCTCAAGGCGAGCGGCACCCCCTTCGCCCTGCGTGCGTACGAGCACGACCCGGCCGCGGCGTCCTACGGTCTCGAGGCGGCCGAGGTTCTCGGTGTCGACCCGGCCCGGGTCTACAAGACCCTGCTCGCGCAGACCGACCTACCGCGTGACCGCGGGCTCGTCGTCGCCGTCGTGCCGGTCGCCGGGCAGCTCGACCTCAAGGCGCTCGCCGCCGCCGTCGGTGCGAAGAAGGCCACGATGGCCGACCCTGCGCTCGCCGAGCGGACCACCGGTTACGTCGTCGGCGGCATCTCCCCGCTCGGGCAGAAGCGGGAGTTGCGGACCGTGATCGACGAGTCCGCGCTGATCCACGACACGGTCCTCGTCAGCGGCGGGCGCCGTGGTCTCGACGTCGAGCTCTCGCCCGCGGACCTCGTCGCCCTCACCTCAGCGACGACCGCCCCCATCGGCCGCCCCTGA
- a CDS encoding HAD family hydrolase codes for MTDHPFADRTFAAVIFDNDGTLVDSTGSVLRSWVRWAQEHDVDPYALQGFHGVPAAGIIAAVAPHVDADAALARIEEIEVADVDDVVALPGAIAALETLPDELSAIATSATRPLADVRLRAAGITPPTATVTIEDVDRGKPAPDPFVVAAQRLGADPADCLVVEDAPSGITGARAAGCAVLAVTTNHPADELEADLVVGSLAEVTFSVEAGRVRVTPSGSVGG; via the coding sequence GTGACCGATCACCCCTTCGCCGACCGGACCTTCGCCGCCGTGATCTTCGACAACGACGGCACGCTCGTCGACTCCACCGGCTCGGTGCTGCGCTCCTGGGTGCGGTGGGCGCAGGAGCATGACGTGGATCCGTATGCGCTGCAGGGCTTCCACGGCGTGCCCGCCGCCGGGATCATCGCCGCCGTCGCCCCGCACGTCGACGCCGACGCCGCGCTCGCCCGGATCGAGGAGATCGAGGTCGCCGACGTCGACGACGTCGTCGCCCTGCCCGGCGCGATCGCTGCTCTCGAGACGTTGCCCGACGAGCTCTCGGCGATTGCCACCTCCGCCACCCGGCCGCTCGCCGACGTGCGCCTGCGCGCCGCGGGCATCACGCCGCCGACCGCCACGGTGACCATAGAGGACGTCGACCGCGGCAAGCCCGCACCCGACCCCTTCGTCGTCGCCGCGCAGCGGCTCGGGGCAGACCCGGCCGACTGCCTCGTCGTCGAGGACGCACCGAGCGGCATCACCGGTGCGCGGGCCGCCGGGTGCGCGGTGCTCGCCGTGACGACGAACCACCCGGCCGACGAGCTGGAGGCTGACCTCGTCGTCGGTTCGCTCGCCGAGGTGACCTTCTCCGTCGAGGCGGGGCGCGTCCGGGTCACGCCGAGCGGGTCCGTGGGAGGCTGA